A genome region from Triticum aestivum cultivar Chinese Spring chromosome 2B, IWGSC CS RefSeq v2.1, whole genome shotgun sequence includes the following:
- the LOC123044540 gene encoding protein FAR1-RELATED SEQUENCE 5 isoform X2: MHILASSCESCVSTTKWVADVVAADVLPVINSCNEKMLPEVNMLFDDENDAYEFYNIYAEKVGFFVRRSTLWTTSKNIITRRTFVCSREGFREKKKGAKESKCPRPETRIGCPASMTIRLTPNGKYRLTEFVPNHNHQLATASTIHMLKAKKIRRKARAVRENLVDDTVVTPEFENEDEAYEFYSMYAGKIGFNVRRASMTVNAENVITRRMFVCSKEGFREKKRGANRVKKPRPETRTGCPACMVIRLASNGKYNVTEFVTFHNHGLGAAAASDLVMTSLAAGSYQDCGVDLYDESLDDCYGKQNLIKDDATSNSLEGRSWKRYKCKVPHYGDVGATLEYLQKMQHDNPSFFYAVKSDEDGYLTNFLWADSKSIMDFTHFGDVVCLDSGYAVQGYGRPIALFTGLNHHRQTVIFGTALLYDESFEAFRWLFDTFKMAMNSTHPKTLLTDRSAVISEAVAVSWPETAHRFCVWQIYQNALQQLSQAFHGSRTLEYNFKRCLFDCEDEAEFLMAWREMLENHDLKDNQWLADLLAVKEKWALPYGREAFYADMKSVQQKDNLSSELKIYLSLEFDLLSFFVQFEKLLCDRRSAELQLDVSANQSTKKPPPMRILRQAANVYTPAAYRMFEREFELYMDCMLYNCGEMGTICEYRITGEDNPKDHFVKYDSLNSMSHCSCKRFEFVGIPCRHMLKVLDTRNIKDIPPQYILKRWRKDARSGSSNGGYAYSFDGDPQTKRHTLLCRIFSIAAARAATSAESFAYMESQSSILMGQVEQFLENSPPDIAAITGANCDRTQIPVESMITDGLHNHANFIDGSADDSLTFPFTMGAGTLDYR, encoded by the exons ATGCACATCTTGGCCTCCTCATGTGAATCCTGCGTATCCACAACAAAATGGG TGGCGGATGTGGTGGCAGCCGATGTTCTTCCTGTGATTAATAGCTGCAATGAGAAGATGTTGCCGGAAGTAAATATGCTATTTGATGACGAGAATGATGCTTATGAGTTCTACAATATTTATGCGGAGAAGGTGGGCTTCTTTGTTCGGAGATCAACACTCTGGACAACATCGAAAAACATCATCACTAGGAGGACATTTGTTTGCTCAAGAGAAGGTTTTCGGGAGAAGAAGAAGGGTGCCAAGGAATCAAAGTGCCCACGGCCTGAAACAAGAATTGGTTGCCCAGCAAGCATGACCATTAGGCTTACTCCCAATGGCAAGTACCGTTTGACAGAATTTGTACCAAACCATAACCATCAGTTGGCAACAGCTTCTACGATTCATATGTTGAAAGCAAAGAAAATTAGGCGTAAAGCACGGGCTGTGAGAGAAAATCTGGTGGATGATACTGTGGTAACGCCAGAGTTTGAAAATGAAGATGAGGCATATGAATTTTACAGCATGTATGCAGGGAAAATTGGATTTAACGTGAGAAGGGCAAGCATGACAGTAAATGCTGAAAATGTTATCACTAGAAGGATGTTTGTTTGTTCAAAAGAAGGGTTCCGTGAGAAGAAAAGAGGAGCAAATAGAGTAAAGAAGCCTCGTCCGGAGACACGAACTGGTTGCCCAGCGTGTATGGTCATCAGACTTGCATCTAACGGCAAGTATAATGTCACTGAGTTTGTCACCTTCCACAATCACGGTCTTGGCGCTGCAGCAGCTTCTGATCTTGTGATGACATCACTAGCGGCTGGAAGTTATCAAGATTGTGGAGTAGATTTGTATGATGAATCACTAGACGATTGTTACGGCAAGCAAAATCTTATCAAGGATGATGCCACTTCAAACAGTCTAGAAGGTAGAAGTTGGAAAAGGTACAAGTGTAAAGTTCCTCACTATGGTGATGTAGGTGCCACTCTGGAGTACCTACAAAAGATGCAACATGACAACCCTTCATTCTTCTATGCAGTAAAATCTGATGAAGATGGGTACTTGACTAATTTTCTTTGGGCAGATTCCAAGTCCATCATGGATTTTACCCACTTTGGTGATGTAGTATGCCTTGATTCAGGATATGCAGTGCAAGGCTATGGTAGGCCGATTGCTTTGTTTACAGGTCTGAATCATCATAGGCAAACTGTCATCTTTGGTACTGCATTACTTTATGATGAGAGCTTTGAAGCTTTCAGATGGCTATTTGATACTTTTAAGATGGCAATGAATAGTACCCATCCCAAGACATTGTTAACTGATAGATCGGCTGTGATAAGTGAAGCTGTTGCAGTAAGTTGGCCTGAGACGGCACATCGTTTTTGTGTTTGGCAAATTTACCAAAATGCTCTTCAACAGTTAAGTCAAGCATTCCATGGGTCAAGAACTTTAGAATACAACTTCAAGAGATGCCTATTTGATTGTGAAGATGAGGCTGAGTTTTTGATGGCATGGAGAGAAATGTTGGAAAATCATGACCTAAAAGATAATCAATGGCTAGCAGATCTTCTTGCTGTTAAGGAGAAATGGGCATTACCATATGGTCGTGAGGCATTTTACGCTGATATGAAAAGCGTCCAACAGAAGGACAACTTGAGTAGTGAGCTTAAAATATATTTATCCCTAGAATTCGACCTTTTGAGTTTCTTTGTGCAGTTTGAAAAATTATTATGTGATCGTCGGTCTGCAGAACTGCAACTTGATGTGAGTGCCAATCAAAGCACAAAGAAGCCACCTCCGATGCGAATATTAAGGCAAGCTGCAAATGTGTATACACCTGCTGCCTATAGAATGTTTGAAAGAGAGTTTGAATTGTACATGGATTGCATGCTATATAACTGTGGCGAGATGGGCACAATCTGTGAGTATAGGATAACTGGCGAGGACAATCCAAAAGATCATTTTGTTAAGTATGATTCGCTCAATTCCATGTCACATTGTAGTTGCAAGAGGTTTGAGTTTGTAGGCATTCCATGTCGCCATATGCTGAAGGTACTTGACACTAGGAATATCAAGGACATTCCTCCTCAGTACATCTTGAAAAGGTGGAGGAAAGATGCCAGATCAGGATCTTCAAATGGTGGTTACGCGTACTCTTTTGATGGTGATCCTCAGACAAAGCGTCACACTTTATTGTGTCGAATATTCAGTATAGCAGCGGCTAGAGCTGCAACCTCTGCCGAATCATTTGCGTACATGGAAAGCCAATCGAGCATACTTATGGGTCAAGTCGAACAATTTCTTGAAAACAGCCCCCCTGACATAGCTGCTATTACTGGTGCTAATTGTGACCGTACTCAAATTCCAGTTGAAAGTATGATCACAGACGGTCTGCACAATCATGCTAACTTTATCGATGGCTCTGCTGATG ATTCTCTAACCTTTCCCTTCACAATGGGTGCTGGTACGTTGGATTACCGCTAG
- the LOC123044539 gene encoding elongator complex protein 1: MKNLKLVTRIVQELQLHLDGETLVVSAIDAERHRAFFVSSANFLYSVNLLASTQQPLQWSKTTLDSDVEEVLLEPGDFIVAMDYLMEKESLLLGSADGCLLLYNVEERTTEVVGRLEGGVKTIASSPDGALLSVTTGLGQLLVMTHDWEVLFETSIDPQSASACEINSSDGQIQSCVSWRGDGKHFATLGGFDGNPKRLTIWERESGKVHSSSDTKNFMGQSLDWMPSGAKVVTAHDRRTEGKCPLIVFYEKNGLERSHFSIEEPTEVVIQALKWNCNSELLAALVSCGQYDVIKIWSCSNNHWYLKQELRYTKKEGVKFSWDPTKPLHLICWTLGGEVIAHSFAWTTAVSETSVALVIDGPRILITPLHLGLMPPPMSLFYLAFPCTVNEVCFVSKNSKNHLTAYLSNGSLCVVELPAADKWEEFEGNGITVDPCHCDFSLNNSMHLTWIDTRTLIGICRCSDYCSSTPMKSSEAGNLEEKHDSLFSVNEIKLVCSEDCLPGSVSSSGWQARVSKRMPLEGPVIGVSRNPAKGGSAFIQLSGGKIVEYCSELRMTAPIQSGELCPDYDFPTSCPSMTAVPCHENGVVRTLLLGLDDSSKLHLGKRLLSNNCSSFTFYSSSYGATEQVVTHLLVTTKQDLLFIVDINEIFLKNGQVTIDSHVNNHPRAKPSKEHITVWEKGAKLIGVLHGDEAAVIIQTTRGNLECMYPRKLVLVAIVQALVQRRFKDAMDMVRRHRIDFNMLVDYCGWKAFIKSAADFVKEVNNLSHITEFVCSIKNENVSCKLYEAYISFPEQCSSSMDSENLHGVLSENKVTSVLMAIRKALEEQIEESSSRELCILTTLARSEPPLLEEALNRIKVIRELELHGVDDGRRKLYPSAEESLKHLLWLTEPEAVFNAALGLYDLNLAAIVALNSQKDPKEFLPFLKGLECLPPAIMRYTIDLKLARYESALRNIVSAGNEYHADCMELLNSNPQLFPLGLQLFSDPDKRHQILEAWGDHLFEEKCFGEAAVTYQCCSSYQKSLKAYHACGDWRGVFTVTGLLKFTKEEILQLAQELCDEFQALGKPGDAAKIALEYCSDVDRGVGCYIMAREWEEALRVAYMHSRQDLVDTVKDAALECAALLISEYQEGLLKVGKYLARYVAVRQRRLSLAAKLQSEDRFMDVEDDNISEVSSSFSEMSAYTTRSTKESSASVISSSASKSRGSRRQKKAGKIRAGSPGEEMALVEHLKGMSLATGAQKELRSLLVVLTQLGKEDIARQVQLAGDNFEVSQMAAVKLAEDTMSTDKMDENAHTLEHYTKMLRAHQPVAGETSWRINALSPP, translated from the exons ATGAAGAATCTGAAGCTTGTGACCAGGATCGTGCAGGAGCTCCAGCTCCATCTCGACGGCGAGACCCTTGTCGTATCCGCCATCGACGCCGAGCGCCACCGTGCCTTCTTCGTCTCCTCCGCCAACTTCCTCTATTCCGTTAATCTCCTCGCCTCCACCCAG CAACCTCTGCAATGGAGTAAAACCACTCTAGATTCAGATGTGGAGGAGGTTCTTCTTGAGCCTGGAGATTTCATAGTTGCCATGGATTATCTAATGGAGAAGGAGTCTCTACTCCTTGGTTCAGCGGACGGGTGTCTCTTATTGTATAATGTGGAGGAAAGAACAACCGAAGTTGTAGGAAGATTGGAGGGTGGTGTCAAGACCATTGCATCTAGTCCTGATGGTGCCCTTCTCTCTGTAACAACCGGATTGGGGCAACTGCTCGTCATGACACATGATTGGGAAGTGCTGTTTGAGACTTCTATTGACCCTCAA AGTGCTTCTGCATGCGAGATCAATAGTTCTGATGGTCAGATCCAAAGTTGTGTCTCTTGGAGGGGCGATGGAAAACATTTTGCTACCCTTGGGGGCTTTGATGGTAACCCCAAAAGGCTTACTATTTGGGAACGTGAATCTGGAAAGGTTCATTCTTCTTCAGACACGAAGAATTTCATGGGACAATCACTAGACTGGATGCCGAGCGGAGCAAAGGTTGTCACTGCCCATGACAGGAGAACAGAGGGAAAGTGCCCTCTCATTGTCTTCTATGAGAAGAATGGCTTAGAAAGAAGCCACTTTTCTATTGAAGAACCAACAGAGGTTGTCATCCAAGCATTAAAATGGAACTGCAACTCTGAACTCCTAGCTGCCCTAGTTTCTTGTGGCCAGTATGATGTTATTAAAATATGGTCCTGCAGCAACAATCACTGGTATTTGAAACAAGAACTGCGCTACACAAAGAAAGAGGGGGTGAAGTTCTCTTGGGACCCGACAAAACCGCTGCATCTCATTTGTTGGACACTGGGAGGTGAGGTCATTGCGCACAGTTTTGCATGGACTACTGCTGTCAGTGAAACTTCAGTTGCATTAGTTATTGATGGCCCTCGTATCCTTATAACTCCGCTCCATTTGGGCCTCATGCCACCCCCTATGTCTCTGTTCTATCTTGCATTTCCTTGTACCGTGAATGAGGTTTGTTTTGTATCCAAGAACTCAAAGAACCATTTGACTGCTTATCTTTCAAATGGCAGCTTATGTGTTGTGGAACTTCCGGCAGCAGATAAATGGGAAGAGTTTGAAGGCAATGGGATAACTGTTGACCCTTGCCATTGTGACTTCAGTTTGAATAACTCTATGCACCTCACATGGATAGATACACGTACCTTAATTGGTATCTGTCGCTGCAGTGATTACTGTTCTTCAACACCTATGAAGTCCAGTGAAGCTGGTAACTTAGAAGAAAAACATGATTCGCTGTTCTCTGTCAATGAGATTAAACTTGTATGTTCTGAAGACTGTTTGCCAGGTTCAGTGAGTTCATCTGGTTGGCAAGCTAGAGTATCAAAGAGAATGCCTCTGGAGGGTCCTGTTATTGGAGTCTCCCGAAACCCAGCAAAAGGAGGTTCAGCCTTTATCCAGTTAAGTGGAGGAAAGATTGTTGAATACTGTTCAGAGTTGAGAATGACTGCACCTATACAAAGCGGTGAACTTTGTCCTGATTATGATTTTCCAACATCATGTCCTTCAATGACTGCCGTTCCATGCCATGAAAATGGTGTGGTTCGAACCCTTCTGCTTGGACTTGATGACAGCAGTAAGCTGCACCTGGGCAAAAGGTTATTGAGCAACAACTGCAGCAGCTTCACATTCTATTCCAGTTCTTATGGAGCTACTGAGCAGGTTGTGACCCACTTGCTTGTGACTACTAAGCAGGATCTTTTGTTCATTGTGGACATCAATGAGATTTTCCTAAAAAACGGCCAAGTGACAATTGATAGCCATGTTAACAACCATCCTCGAGCAAAGCCAAGCAAAGAGCATATCACTGTTTGGGAAAAAGGAGCAAAATTGATTGGTGTTCTCCATGGTGATGAAGCGGCTGTCATAATTCAAACAACCCGTGGTAACTTAGAGTGTATGTACCCTAGAAAGCTGGTCCTTGTTGCAATTGTTCAGGCACTGGTCCAGAGGCGTTTCAAAGATGCAATGGACATGGTAAGACGCCATCGAATAGATTTCAATATGTTGGTTGATTATTGTGGATGGAAAGCTTTTATCAAGTCAGCAGCAGATTTTGTTAAAGAAGTCAATAACCTTAGCCACATCACTGAATTTGTTTGCTCAATTAAGAATGAGAATGTCAGCTGCAAATTGTATGAGGCGTACATATCATTCCCTGAGCAGTGCTCGAGCTCAATGGATAGTGAAAATCTGCATGGCGTCTTGTCAGAGAACAAAGTAACATCTGTACTGATGGCAATCAGAAAAGCCCTTGAGGAACAAATAGAAGAAAGCTCATCAAGAGAACTGTGCATACTGACCACTTTGGCGCGTAGCGAACCTCCATTGTTGGAAGAAGCATTGAATAGAATTAAAGTCATTCGAGAACTGGAACTTCATGGGGTTGATGATGGCCGACGGAAGCTTTACCCATCTGCTGAAGAGTCTTTGAAGCACTTGCTTTGGTTAACAGAACCAGAAGCTGTTTTTAATGCTGCTTTGGGACTGTATGATCTGAATCTTGCTGCTATAGTTGCTTTAAATTCCCAAAAAGATCCAAAGGAGTTCCTTCCTTTTCTtaagggtcttgaatgcctacctCCTGCTATTATGAGGTACACAATAGATTTGAAACTTGCAAGATATGAGAGTGCTCTCAGAAACATTGTGTCTGCTGGTAATGAGTATCATGCGGACTGCATGGAACTCCTTAATTCTAACCCTCAGCTGTTTCCACTGGGCCTCCAGTTATTTAGTGACCCAGATAAAAGACATCAAATTCTTGAGGCATGGGGTGACCATCTTTTTGAAGAGAAATGCTTTGGAGAAGCTGCAGTAACTTATCAATGCTGCTCATCATATCAGAAATCTTTGAAAGCTTATCATGCCTGTGGGGACTGGAGAGGTGTGTTCACTGTTACAGGCCTTCTGAAGTTCACAAAGGAAGAAATTCTTCAACTAGCACAGGAGCTATGTGATGAGTTCCAAGCACTCGGGAAGCCAGGAGATGCCGCCAAGATCGCACTGGAGTATTGTTCAGATGTTGATAGAGGTGTAGGCTGCTACATCATGGCAAGAGAATGGGAAGAGGCTCTTAGAGTGGCTTATATGCACAGCAGGCAGGATCTTGTTGATACTGTTAAAGATGCAGCTCTGGAGTGCGCTGCATTGCTGATATCTGAGTATCAGGAAGGATTGCTGAAGGTGGGTAAATATCTAGCACGCTACGTGGCTGTGCGGCAGAGGAGATTATCTCTCGCGGCTAAACTACAGTCAGAGGACCGATTTATGGATGTCGAAGACGACAACATTTCAGAAGTCAGCTCTAGCTTCAGCGAAATGAGTGCATACACGACGAG GTCAACAAAGGAATCGAGCGCTTCTGTCATATCTAGCAGCGCCAGCAAGTCACGAGGGTCAAGGCGTCAAAAGAAAGCTGGCAAGATACGAGCTGGAAG TCCTGGGGAGGAGATGGCACTTGTGGAGCATCTCAAGGGGATGTCTCTGGCCACTGGTGCGCAAAAAGAGCTTAGAAGCCTGCTTGTGGTTCTAACACAGCTGGGAAAAGAAGATATCGCCCGTCAGGTGCAGCTGGCTGGAGATAATTTTGAGGTATCGCAGATGGCCGCAGTGAAGCTGGCGGAGGATACAATGTCTACCGACAAGATGGACGAGAATGCGCATACCCTTGAGCATTACACGAAAATGCTGAGAGCACATCAGCCTGTCGCTGGTGAAACCTCCTGGCGAATCAATGCTCTGTCGCCGCCTTGA
- the LOC123044540 gene encoding protein FAR1-RELATED SEQUENCE 5 isoform X1 yields the protein MSSNSGGGTKEKGPRIATPLVPPPLVQNSMPTASDGPTTDLRLAQQSWPGHVVLRPCTSWPPHVNPAYPQQNGEAVADVVAADVLPVINSCNEKMLPEVNMLFDDENDAYEFYNIYAEKVGFFVRRSTLWTTSKNIITRRTFVCSREGFREKKKGAKESKCPRPETRIGCPASMTIRLTPNGKYRLTEFVPNHNHQLATASTIHMLKAKKIRRKARAVRENLVDDTVVTPEFENEDEAYEFYSMYAGKIGFNVRRASMTVNAENVITRRMFVCSKEGFREKKRGANRVKKPRPETRTGCPACMVIRLASNGKYNVTEFVTFHNHGLGAAAASDLVMTSLAAGSYQDCGVDLYDESLDDCYGKQNLIKDDATSNSLEGRSWKRYKCKVPHYGDVGATLEYLQKMQHDNPSFFYAVKSDEDGYLTNFLWADSKSIMDFTHFGDVVCLDSGYAVQGYGRPIALFTGLNHHRQTVIFGTALLYDESFEAFRWLFDTFKMAMNSTHPKTLLTDRSAVISEAVAVSWPETAHRFCVWQIYQNALQQLSQAFHGSRTLEYNFKRCLFDCEDEAEFLMAWREMLENHDLKDNQWLADLLAVKEKWALPYGREAFYADMKSVQQKDNLSSELKIYLSLEFDLLSFFVQFEKLLCDRRSAELQLDVSANQSTKKPPPMRILRQAANVYTPAAYRMFEREFELYMDCMLYNCGEMGTICEYRITGEDNPKDHFVKYDSLNSMSHCSCKRFEFVGIPCRHMLKVLDTRNIKDIPPQYILKRWRKDARSGSSNGGYAYSFDGDPQTKRHTLLCRIFSIAAARAATSAESFAYMESQSSILMGQVEQFLENSPPDIAAITGANCDRTQIPVESMITDGLHNHANFIDGSADDSLTFPFTMGAGTLDYR from the exons ATGTCCAGCAACAGCGGCGGTGGTACAAAGGAGAAGGGTCCCCGAATTGCTACTCCGCTTGTGCCACCTCCCTTAGTCCAGAATTCTATGCCTACTGCTTCAGATGGCCCCACCACTGATCTGAGATTAGCACAACAGTCCTGGCCTGGACATGTAGTCCTGCGTCCATGCACATCTTGGCCTCCTCATGTGAATCCTGCGTATCCACAACAAAATGGG GAAGCAGTGGCGGATGTGGTGGCAGCCGATGTTCTTCCTGTGATTAATAGCTGCAATGAGAAGATGTTGCCGGAAGTAAATATGCTATTTGATGACGAGAATGATGCTTATGAGTTCTACAATATTTATGCGGAGAAGGTGGGCTTCTTTGTTCGGAGATCAACACTCTGGACAACATCGAAAAACATCATCACTAGGAGGACATTTGTTTGCTCAAGAGAAGGTTTTCGGGAGAAGAAGAAGGGTGCCAAGGAATCAAAGTGCCCACGGCCTGAAACAAGAATTGGTTGCCCAGCAAGCATGACCATTAGGCTTACTCCCAATGGCAAGTACCGTTTGACAGAATTTGTACCAAACCATAACCATCAGTTGGCAACAGCTTCTACGATTCATATGTTGAAAGCAAAGAAAATTAGGCGTAAAGCACGGGCTGTGAGAGAAAATCTGGTGGATGATACTGTGGTAACGCCAGAGTTTGAAAATGAAGATGAGGCATATGAATTTTACAGCATGTATGCAGGGAAAATTGGATTTAACGTGAGAAGGGCAAGCATGACAGTAAATGCTGAAAATGTTATCACTAGAAGGATGTTTGTTTGTTCAAAAGAAGGGTTCCGTGAGAAGAAAAGAGGAGCAAATAGAGTAAAGAAGCCTCGTCCGGAGACACGAACTGGTTGCCCAGCGTGTATGGTCATCAGACTTGCATCTAACGGCAAGTATAATGTCACTGAGTTTGTCACCTTCCACAATCACGGTCTTGGCGCTGCAGCAGCTTCTGATCTTGTGATGACATCACTAGCGGCTGGAAGTTATCAAGATTGTGGAGTAGATTTGTATGATGAATCACTAGACGATTGTTACGGCAAGCAAAATCTTATCAAGGATGATGCCACTTCAAACAGTCTAGAAGGTAGAAGTTGGAAAAGGTACAAGTGTAAAGTTCCTCACTATGGTGATGTAGGTGCCACTCTGGAGTACCTACAAAAGATGCAACATGACAACCCTTCATTCTTCTATGCAGTAAAATCTGATGAAGATGGGTACTTGACTAATTTTCTTTGGGCAGATTCCAAGTCCATCATGGATTTTACCCACTTTGGTGATGTAGTATGCCTTGATTCAGGATATGCAGTGCAAGGCTATGGTAGGCCGATTGCTTTGTTTACAGGTCTGAATCATCATAGGCAAACTGTCATCTTTGGTACTGCATTACTTTATGATGAGAGCTTTGAAGCTTTCAGATGGCTATTTGATACTTTTAAGATGGCAATGAATAGTACCCATCCCAAGACATTGTTAACTGATAGATCGGCTGTGATAAGTGAAGCTGTTGCAGTAAGTTGGCCTGAGACGGCACATCGTTTTTGTGTTTGGCAAATTTACCAAAATGCTCTTCAACAGTTAAGTCAAGCATTCCATGGGTCAAGAACTTTAGAATACAACTTCAAGAGATGCCTATTTGATTGTGAAGATGAGGCTGAGTTTTTGATGGCATGGAGAGAAATGTTGGAAAATCATGACCTAAAAGATAATCAATGGCTAGCAGATCTTCTTGCTGTTAAGGAGAAATGGGCATTACCATATGGTCGTGAGGCATTTTACGCTGATATGAAAAGCGTCCAACAGAAGGACAACTTGAGTAGTGAGCTTAAAATATATTTATCCCTAGAATTCGACCTTTTGAGTTTCTTTGTGCAGTTTGAAAAATTATTATGTGATCGTCGGTCTGCAGAACTGCAACTTGATGTGAGTGCCAATCAAAGCACAAAGAAGCCACCTCCGATGCGAATATTAAGGCAAGCTGCAAATGTGTATACACCTGCTGCCTATAGAATGTTTGAAAGAGAGTTTGAATTGTACATGGATTGCATGCTATATAACTGTGGCGAGATGGGCACAATCTGTGAGTATAGGATAACTGGCGAGGACAATCCAAAAGATCATTTTGTTAAGTATGATTCGCTCAATTCCATGTCACATTGTAGTTGCAAGAGGTTTGAGTTTGTAGGCATTCCATGTCGCCATATGCTGAAGGTACTTGACACTAGGAATATCAAGGACATTCCTCCTCAGTACATCTTGAAAAGGTGGAGGAAAGATGCCAGATCAGGATCTTCAAATGGTGGTTACGCGTACTCTTTTGATGGTGATCCTCAGACAAAGCGTCACACTTTATTGTGTCGAATATTCAGTATAGCAGCGGCTAGAGCTGCAACCTCTGCCGAATCATTTGCGTACATGGAAAGCCAATCGAGCATACTTATGGGTCAAGTCGAACAATTTCTTGAAAACAGCCCCCCTGACATAGCTGCTATTACTGGTGCTAATTGTGACCGTACTCAAATTCCAGTTGAAAGTATGATCACAGACGGTCTGCACAATCATGCTAACTTTATCGATGGCTCTGCTGATG ATTCTCTAACCTTTCCCTTCACAATGGGTGCTGGTACGTTGGATTACCGCTAG
- the LOC123044538 gene encoding ADP-ribosylation factor GTPase-activating protein AGD5, whose translation MNEKASVSKELNARHKKILEGLLRLPENRECADCKSKGPRWASVNLGIFVCMQCSGIHRSLGVHISKVRSATLDTWLPEQVAFIQSMGNEKANGYWEAELPPNYDRVGIENFIRAKYEDKRWIPRNGTSKLPSSARDEKSSGSQASHANRGGHAQKPSFEQHRVSPAATKRTVPVASRMHTQASPQPKAELPVPKVASPPQPAKSPAKVDVTPPKVHQPSVAPPPKVDYAIDLFNMLSMDGTTEKEPVSSSNDDNAWDGFQSAEPAPNSEKKDTAKPVESKAQSTTGIEDLFKDSPAVAASSAPVASKSNPQTDIMSLFEKSNMVSPFAIHQQQLAFMTQQQALLMAALKSGNAPQMVPGNAPQMVPGNASVLNANGSNAPNGSLPSHSWPNLGYQNPASIPAAAPQNGVAKAGNNNQDFFSGNFGFGSPGMPANGSTTAGANKSASTPTSSTLPSQSGKEYDFSSLTQGMFSKR comes from the exons ATGAACGAGAAGGCCTCCGTCTCCAAGGAGCTCAACGCCAGGCACAAGAAG ATATTGGAAGGCCTTCTGCGGTTGCCGGAGAACAGAGAATGTGCAGACTGCAAGTCAAA GGGTCCTCGATGGGCAAGTGTCAATCTTGGGATCTTCGTATGCATGCAGTGTTCTGGAATTCATAGAAGCCTTGGGGTACACATATCAAAG GTAAGGTCTGCTACTCTGGATACATGGTTGCCAGAGCAAGTTGCATTTATTCAAT CAATGGGAAATGAAAAGGCAAATGGCTATTGGGAAGCAGAGCTGCCCCCTAATTATGACAGGGTTGGGATAGAGAACTTCATCCGTGCAAA ATACGAGGACAAGAGGTGGATACCGAGGAATGGAACATCAAAACTGCCCTCTAGTGCTCGAGATGAGAAGAGCTCTGGATCTCAGGCCAGTCATGCTAACAGGGGTGGGCACGCTCAAAAACCTTCATTTGAGCAACACCGTGTTTCACCAGCTGCTACGAAAAGAACTGTTCCAGTGGCTTCTAGGATGCACACGCAG GCATCACCTCAGCCAAAAGCAGAACTACCAGTTCCCAAGGTTGCTTCGCCTCCTCAGCCAGCAAAATCTCCTGCTAAAGTTGATGTGACACCCCCAAAAGTTCATCAGCCATCGGTTGCACCCCCTCCTAAAGTTGACTATGCCATTGACCTCTTTAACATGTTATCGATGGACGGAACAACTGAGAAAGAACCAGTGTCATCTTCCAACGACGATAATGCTTGGGATGGCTTCCAGT CTGCAGAACCAGCACCTAACTCCGAGAAAAAGGATACTGCTAAGCCAGTAGAAAGTAAGGCCCAGTCTACAACGGGAATCGAAGACTTATTTAAAGACTCGCCAGCTGTGGCAGCGTCTTCAGCTCCAGTTGCTTCCAAATCAAACCCACAGACAGATATCATGAGTCTGTTTGAGAAG TCGAATATGGTATCACCATTTGCTATCCATCAGCAGCAGCTTGCTTTTATGACCCAGCAACAAGCTTTACTGATGGCTGCTCTTAAATCTGGAAATGCACCCCAAATGGTTCCGGGGAATGCACCCCAAATGGTTCCCGGGAATGCCAGTGTGCTAAATGCTAATGGTTCTAATGCCCCTAATGGAAGCTTGCCTTCCCATAGCTGGCCTAATCTAGGTTATCAGAACCCTGCATCTATTCCAGCAGCAGCACCACAAAATGGTGTCGCCAAG GCTGGGAACAACAATCAGGACTTCTTTTCTGGGAACTTCGGTTTTGGTTCGCCCGG CATGCCAGCAAATGGGTCCACAACCGCAGGTGCTAACAAGAGCGCATCCACCCCTACCTCTTCTACCCTGCCCTCTCAATCAGGCAAAGAGTACGATTTTTCCTCATTAACGCAAGGAATGTTCTCGAAGCGATGA